The segment GGCCAGCACTGCCTGGGCCCGCTCGGCAGCCGCCGTGGCGAGGCGCGCGGCCTTGCCGAGCTCGCCGTCGGCCGACGCGACGGCAGCGGCTGCACCCTCGGCCTGCTCGGCGGCGTTGGCTATGCCGGCGAAGCGGGTGTTGTCGCGGATCTGCACCAGCAATTGCAGCAGCGGCGAATTGGCACCGGCCAGCCCTGCCAGCTGAGCGGCGCCCTGGCTGCCCTGAGGCAGCGGCATCACTGCGAGCTGGGCTAGCGCTTCGCCCCAGAGGTTGCCGTAGTCACGGAAGTACAGCTGCTCCATTTCCACCATGAGGCGCGCCAGATCCTGGCTGCTCAGGCTCTCGCCCTCGCCGAGTACCCAGTTGTCGCGCAGGATCTCGCGGACCAAGTCGCCACCCTGCGTGAGGTAGTACTGCCGGTAGCCCTGCTGTGTGTAGAAACCGGGAATCCGGTAGTCGGCCCCGGTCAGCAGGGCGCCCTGCGGGCCGAGGTGCTGGTCGAGGCGATAGTCGGGCAACGCACGCGCCTGCTCGCGCAGCATGCGGTAGACCACCTGAGCGAGCGACTCGCTGCGCAGCGTCTGGCGCGCCTTCGCGATCAGGTCGTCATCCAGCGTCGGCGCGGCGAACGGTTGCTCCAGCAGACGGGAGAAGTGAGTATTCAGGCCGTTTTGCGCCAGCGCATCGCCGGCGTAGCGCAGCGACCAGTCGGCCGCCAGCCACTGCTTGAGGAATGCCGGATCGCGGCGTGCCTCGATGCGTAGCATCAGGTAGGCGCGTAGGCTGTTGAGCAACTCCTCACGATCGTCGAGGTTGGCGCGGATCTGCCCTTCGAGCTGGCGCGTCACCCGCGGCAGCAACAGTCGCTCCAGTTGCGCGCGATAAGCCTGGACGACCGCCGGTTCGACCGCCTCGCCCTGATATAGACCGCTGCGCTCGGACCAGGCGGCATCGCGCGGTGCGGGGAACACCTCGGTGGCGGCGTAGCTGGCGTCCAGCGCCGCCAGGGTGCGACGCGCATCGTCGGTCGGACCGAGCACCCGGTTTTCCTGCCCGATACGCTCGGCAAGTTCGCGCAACTGCTCGAGGCGCTCATGGTTGGCCGAAAAGCCCTGCGCCCAGAGGATGCCGAACAGCCCAAGGCAGGCCAGCGCGATGGCATAAACGGCACGCTGGCCCCAGTCGATGCGGCGAATTTCCTTCTGGTCGAGCGAGGCCAGATCCGCCTCGGCGAAGATCACCCGGCTGAGCAGGTGGTGGATGAAGCGGGCACGGCCCTGGCGGAATGCCGGCAAGGCGCCACTGGCCAGGCCCAGCTGGCGCCCGATTCCCGAGGTCAGCGGATCGAGCGAGTCCTGCAGCTGCGGTGCGCTGGTCAGGTAAAACCCGCGCAGGTGGCTGGCACGCTGGTAGCGATTGCCGGCGAAGGCCAGCTCGATGAACAGGCTCAGGCGCTCCCCGAGCTGCCCCAGTTGGTGCGGAAAGTCGAGGATGCGACCACGGCGCTGGGTGTCGCGCTCCTGATGCATGCGCAGGATGACCTGGCTGCTCAGGCGTTGCAGCAACGCCTCGAATGCTTCGCGGACCACCTGTGCGTCGGTACCGTTCTGCTCCCGACGGAAGGTCGCACCGAGCACCTGGTCGCTTTCTTCGCGCGACAGCTGGTCGAAGAACTCGTCGAAGCCGATCACCTTGTCCGCCTTGCTCAGCACCAGGTAGGTCGGCAGCTCGGCGCCCAGACGTTCGCGGGCTTCATGCAGGCGCTGCCGGGTCTGCCGCGCCAGCGCCTCGAGCTCCAGTTCGCTCAGCTGCTGCAGCTGATCGACCGGCAGGTTGACCAGCACGCCGTTGAGCGGGCGCGTCCGGCGCCGGCGCAAGAGGCCGAGCAGCGCGTTCCAGCCACTGGCATCGACCGCCGGGTCCGGCTGGGTCAGGTAGCGGCCGGCGGTATCGATCAGTACGGCATGCTCGGCGAAGTACCAGTCGGCGAAACGAGTTCCGGACACATCGCGTGTCAGGCGGCTGGCCTCGCCGCGGTTGAGCGGGAACTCCAGGCCCGAAAAGTCCAGCAGGCTGGTCTTGCCGCTGCCCTGCGGACCGATCAGCAGATACCAGGGCAGTTCGTTGCGCCATTTCTCGCTGCGTCCGCGATACAGCGACGACGTACTGAGGGTGCGCAGCGCGGCTTTGAAGCGCTGGCGCAGCTCGGCCTGCTCTTCGCCGATCAGGCCCTGGCGCCGCAAGCGCTCCTGCAGCTGTTCGTCACTCGCGTCGGCTGCGGCCTGCCGGCTGGCGCGCCAGCTACTGAACACGAGAAACAGCCCCCAGCCCAGGCACAGCGTGGCGATGGTCAGCAGACGGCTGGGAGCCGACGCCCAGATGCGGTGCTCGGCCACCGCCAGCAGCGGGCCGGCAAACCACACCAGCAAGGCCAGCACCAACAGCAGGCAGAGGCTCCAGACCCAGGTCTTGCGGAAAAGCACGGCAAGCTTGCCGAAGAAGTCCTTCATGGCGTTACGTCCTTGTATACGGCGTTCATTCGAGCGGCAGCGCCGACTCGATCGACTGGTAAGGCTGCAGCACGGCGGTGCGCTGCTGTTCGAGCACCCAGGCAAAGCCGCCGTACATGACGCCCAG is part of the Stutzerimonas balearica DSM 6083 genome and harbors:
- the tssM gene encoding type VI secretion system membrane subunit TssM — encoded protein: MKDFFGKLAVLFRKTWVWSLCLLLVLALLVWFAGPLLAVAEHRIWASAPSRLLTIATLCLGWGLFLVFSSWRASRQAAADASDEQLQERLRRQGLIGEEQAELRQRFKAALRTLSTSSLYRGRSEKWRNELPWYLLIGPQGSGKTSLLDFSGLEFPLNRGEASRLTRDVSGTRFADWYFAEHAVLIDTAGRYLTQPDPAVDASGWNALLGLLRRRRTRPLNGVLVNLPVDQLQQLSELELEALARQTRQRLHEARERLGAELPTYLVLSKADKVIGFDEFFDQLSREESDQVLGATFRREQNGTDAQVVREAFEALLQRLSSQVILRMHQERDTQRRGRILDFPHQLGQLGERLSLFIELAFAGNRYQRASHLRGFYLTSAPQLQDSLDPLTSGIGRQLGLASGALPAFRQGRARFIHHLLSRVIFAEADLASLDQKEIRRIDWGQRAVYAIALACLGLFGILWAQGFSANHERLEQLRELAERIGQENRVLGPTDDARRTLAALDASYAATEVFPAPRDAAWSERSGLYQGEAVEPAVVQAYRAQLERLLLPRVTRQLEGQIRANLDDREELLNSLRAYLMLRIEARRDPAFLKQWLAADWSLRYAGDALAQNGLNTHFSRLLEQPFAAPTLDDDLIAKARQTLRSESLAQVVYRMLREQARALPDYRLDQHLGPQGALLTGADYRIPGFYTQQGYRQYYLTQGGDLVREILRDNWVLGEGESLSSQDLARLMVEMEQLYFRDYGNLWGEALAQLAVMPLPQGSQGAAQLAGLAGANSPLLQLLVQIRDNTRFAGIANAAEQAEGAAAAVASADGELGKAARLATAAAERAQAVLAKELPDTARKALERRFATLHQLLDDVGGPGAELAPALQAIDALQLQLAGLAHAGASDQAAFEWARARMGGQRDAINELRSAAARLPQPLGNWLTLLAEDSWMLVLDEAHRYLNSRYRSELYAFYKNSLYKRYPFDAHSQSEVAIADFREFFKAQGVADSFFERYLRPFVTGPDGNYRPRRLDGRGLPLSSAFLGQMSRARTIQRSFFAENPGEPLIRFKLEPYSLDPSLGRADFRFGDQQLEYRHGPIVQTAFTWPAPADDGRTSLVVEELGGRRVGIEKNTGPWSLFRLVDLMEVDYHSGRDVLMLKANLAGLRANYLLHSQRSPNPFDIALLRDFKLPAML